In Dermacentor albipictus isolate Rhodes 1998 colony chromosome 6, USDA_Dalb.pri_finalv2, whole genome shotgun sequence, the following proteins share a genomic window:
- the LOC135901417 gene encoding ribonuclease H1-like isoform X2 yields the protein MTGAMAGERSMLDVPPMGVQHAPRVDQSRFDQTPAVLAERHWSVHRDDTEKPASSLLRSVSCFVAHVCALMLNHGAQFSRIVDPRTHPAERPECESQVKGYPRPVYKKFSTEQEAWAFVNNDPNGEVTLSGSALQGRKRKHGSDPVEEQRAQRFCPDANEPSDMLHVYTDGACSHNGGINGTPKAAIGVYWGLNHPMNISERIPGRQTNNRAEIHAAVRALQQVRSVGGRNVTIYTDSSFLINSVTKWMDGWIKKGWRLSDGQAVKNKEDFLELLKAAEGLRVKWVHVRGHSGVPGNEQADRLAVAALDLPLPPG from the exons ATGACAGGTGCAATGGCCGGCGAGCGTTCCATGTTGGATGTTCCGCCAATGGGAGTACAACACGCGCCTCGCGTGGACCAATCCCGTTTCGACCAAACACCAGCTGTGTTGGCCGAGCGCCATTGGTCCGTTCATCGCGATGACACTGAAAAGCCCGCCAGTTCACTTCTGCGTTCGGTTTCTTGTTTCGTTGCTCACGTGTGCGCTTTGATGCTGAACCATGGCGCACAATTTTCACGCATTGTCGATCCTAGAACGCACCCTGCAGAGCG GCCGGAGTGCGAGAGTCAGGTCAAGGGTTACCCTCGACCGGTATACAAAAAATTCAGCACTGAGCAGGAAGCTTGGGCCTTTGTCAACAACGATCCAAATGGAGAGGTAACCCTCAGTGGATCAG CGTTACAGGGACGCAAGCGCAAGCATG GATCCGACCCCGTGGAGGAGCAAAGAGCCCAGCGCTTCTGCCCAGATGCCAATG AACCGAGTGACATGCTACACGTCTACACGGATGGGGCATGCTCACACAATGGCGGCATCAATGGTACACCAAAAGCAGCCATAGGCGTCTACTGGGGACTCAACCATCCAAT GAACATCAGTGAGAGGATTCCGGGCCGGCAAACAAACAACCGTGCCGAAATTCAT GCTGCTGTTCGTGCATTGCAGCAAGTGCGCAGTGTTGGTGGGCGCAATGTGACCATCTACACGGACAGCTCCTTTCTCATCAACA GTGTCACTAAATGGATGGATGGCTGGATCAAGAAGGGCTGGAGGCTGTCTGACGGCCAGGCTGTCAAGAACAAGGAGGACTTCCTGGAGTTACTCAAGGCAGCAGAGGGACTCCGCGTCAAGTGG
- the LOC135901417 gene encoding ribonuclease H1-like isoform X1 codes for MTGAMAGERSMLDVPPMGVQHAPRVDQSRFDQTPAVLAERHWSVHRDDTEKPASSLLRSVSCFVAHVCALMLNHGAQFSRIVDPRTHPAERPECESQVKGYPRPVYKKFSTEQEAWAFVNNDPNGEVTLSGSGAFGVSCHSVGKALQGRKRKHGSDPVEEQRAQRFCPDANEPSDMLHVYTDGACSHNGGINGTPKAAIGVYWGLNHPMNISERIPGRQTNNRAEIHAAVRALQQVRSVGGRNVTIYTDSSFLINSVTKWMDGWIKKGWRLSDGQAVKNKEDFLELLKAAEGLRVKWVHVRGHSGVPGNEQADRLAVAALDLPLPPG; via the exons ATGACAGGTGCAATGGCCGGCGAGCGTTCCATGTTGGATGTTCCGCCAATGGGAGTACAACACGCGCCTCGCGTGGACCAATCCCGTTTCGACCAAACACCAGCTGTGTTGGCCGAGCGCCATTGGTCCGTTCATCGCGATGACACTGAAAAGCCCGCCAGTTCACTTCTGCGTTCGGTTTCTTGTTTCGTTGCTCACGTGTGCGCTTTGATGCTGAACCATGGCGCACAATTTTCACGCATTGTCGATCCTAGAACGCACCCTGCAGAGCG GCCGGAGTGCGAGAGTCAGGTCAAGGGTTACCCTCGACCGGTATACAAAAAATTCAGCACTGAGCAGGAAGCTTGGGCCTTTGTCAACAACGATCCAAATGGAGAGGTAACCCTCAGTGGATCAG GTGCCTTTGGGGTAAGCTGCCACTCTGTCGGCAAAGCGTTACAGGGACGCAAGCGCAAGCATG GATCCGACCCCGTGGAGGAGCAAAGAGCCCAGCGCTTCTGCCCAGATGCCAATG AACCGAGTGACATGCTACACGTCTACACGGATGGGGCATGCTCACACAATGGCGGCATCAATGGTACACCAAAAGCAGCCATAGGCGTCTACTGGGGACTCAACCATCCAAT GAACATCAGTGAGAGGATTCCGGGCCGGCAAACAAACAACCGTGCCGAAATTCAT GCTGCTGTTCGTGCATTGCAGCAAGTGCGCAGTGTTGGTGGGCGCAATGTGACCATCTACACGGACAGCTCCTTTCTCATCAACA GTGTCACTAAATGGATGGATGGCTGGATCAAGAAGGGCTGGAGGCTGTCTGACGGCCAGGCTGTCAAGAACAAGGAGGACTTCCTGGAGTTACTCAAGGCAGCAGAGGGACTCCGCGTCAAGTGG
- the Gp93 gene encoding endoplasmin, whose translation MRALLLGTAVLCLFAGLTRAEDAEDSSAPRVDQDLGSSRDGSRTDDQVVEREEEAIKLDGLNVAQMKEMREKAEKHAFQAEVTRMMKLIINSLYRNKEIFLRELISNASDALDKIRLLSLTNPDVLNSNPELTIRVKSDKENGLLHIIDTGIGMTKMDLVNNLGTIAKSGTAEFLQKVTETAEAPKELNDLIGQFGVGFYSAFLVADRVIVTSKNNEDEQHVWESDSGEFTVAKDPRGNTLGRGTQVTLQLKEEARDFLELDTLKRLIEKYSQFINFNIYLWTSKTETVEEPVEEAKPDVEGKEEKDEDKVEEEEDDEPKTKKVEKTTWDWELINSAKPIWTRKPAEIEDNEYEEFYKAITKDTKAPLAKTHFIAEGELTFKALLYIPSVQPTESFNRYGGKVDHIKLYVRRVFITDDFQDMMPSYLSFIRGVVDSDDLPLNVSRETLQQHKLLKVIKKKLVRKALDMMKRIPAEQYEQFWKEYSTNLKLGIIEDTTNRTRLAKLVRFHSSHGENLTSLSEYVSRMKDGQQTIYYMAGASLDEVKRSPFVERLLKKGYEVLFLVEPVDEYSISSLTEFEGKKFQNVAKEGLKVDEGTRARERHDAIAREFEPLTKWLEDEVFKGRILKAMISERLATSPCALVANQFGWTGNMERLARSNAHAKSHDTMRDYYLSQKKNMELNPRHPLIKELLRRVKDDKNDPQARNMAELVYETATLRSGFLLEDTLAFAERVETLMRKTLGLPEDQGVDEEPDEDAFEEGIPIDLGKKDDEKPEEEEEPRDEHEEL comes from the exons ATGCGGGCTCTCCTTTTGGGCACTGCTGTCCTGTGCCTCTTTGCAG GGCTGACTAGAGCAGAGGATGCTGAAGATTCCAGCGCTCCCAGGGTGGATCAGGATTTGGGCAGCAGCCGCGATGGCTCGCGAACAGACGACCAAGTTGTTGAGAG GGAAGAGGAGGCGATAAAGCTGGACGGTTTGAATGTGGCCCAAATGAAGGAGATGCGAGAGAAGGCCGAGAAGCATGCCTTCCAGGCGGAGGTTACGCGAATGATGAAGTTGATCATCAACTCTCTGTACCGAAACAAGGAG ATCTTCCTGAGAGAATTGATATCGAACGCATCGGACGCCTTGGACAAGATCAGGCTTCTCTCACTGACGAATCCTGATGTGCTAAACTCGAATCCTGAGTTGACGATACGAGTGAAG AGTGACAAGGAAAATGGACTGCTACACATCATAGACACTGGCATTGGCATGACTAAAATGGACCTGGTCAACAATTTGGGTACCATAGCCAAGTCGGGTACAGCAGAGTTTTTACAAAAGGTTACTGAAACTGCTGAAGCTCCTAAGGAACTCAACGACCTCATTGGTCAGTTTGGTGTGGGCTTCTATTCTGCGTTCTTGGTGGCCGACCGTGTCATTGTGACCAGCAAGAATAATGAGGATGAGCAGCACGTGTGGGAGTCGGACTCTGGCGAGTTCACAGTGGCCAAGGATCCCCGAGGTAACACGCTTGGCCGTGGTACCCAGGTGACTCTGCAGCTGAAAGAGGAGGCCCGGGACTTCTTGGAGCTGGACACACTCAAAAGGCTGATTGAGAAGTATTCTCAGTTCATCAACTTTAACATCTACCTGTGGACATCCAAGACTGAAACTGTGGAGGAACCTGTGGAGGAGGCCAAGCCTGATGTTGAAGGAAAGGAAGAGAAAGATGAAGACAAGGTtgaggaagaagaagatgatgagcCCAAGACAAAGAAGGTTGAGAAGACTACATGGGACTGGGAGCTCATCAACAGTGCCAAGCCTATCTGGACACGCAAGCCAGCTGAAATTGAAGACAATGAGTATGAAGAATTCTATAAGGCCATCACTAAGGACACCAAGGCACCGCTAGCCAAAACCCATTTCATAGCAGAGGGGGAGTTGACCTTTAAGGCATTGCTCTACATACCATCAGTGCAACCGACAGAGTCCTTCAATCGATATGGAGGGAAGGTGGATCACATCAAGCTCTATGTTCGGCGTGTGTTCATCACTGATGACTTCCAGGATATGATGCCCAGTTACCTCAGTTTCATCCGTGGTGTTGTTGACTCTGATGACTTGCCGTTGAATGTGAGCCGTGAAACACTACAGCAGCACAAATTGCTTAAGGTAATCAAGAAGAAACTTGTGCGCAAGGCATTGGACATGATGAAGCGCATTCCCGCTGAACAATACGAGCAGTTCTGGAAAGAATATTCTACCAACCTGAAGCTGGGAATCATTGAGGACACTACAAACCGCACTCGGCTGGCAAAGCTGGTGCGCTTCCACTCGTCGCATGGTGAAAACCTGACATCCCTGTCCGAGTATGTTTCGCGTATGAAAGATGGTCAGCAGACCATCTACTACATGGCCGGAGCATCTCTTGATGAAGTGAAACGCTCTCCCTTTGTGGAGCGTCTGCTGAAGAAGGGCTATGAAGTGCTTTTCCTAGTGGAGCCTGTAGATGAGTACTCCATCTCGTCACTGACAGAGTTTGAGGGCAAGAAATTCCAGAATGTGGCCAAAGAAGGTCTCAAGGTAGATGAGGGCACCCGGGCACGTGAACGTCACGATGCAATTGCACGCGAGTTTGAGCCACTGACAAAGTGGTTGGAAGATGAAGTATTCAAGGGACGCATTCTCAAGGCCATGATCTCCGAGCGGCTTGCCACTTCTCCGTGTGCCCTTGTAGCCAACCAGTTTGGCTGGACAGGCAACATGGAACGACTTGCACGGAGCAATGCTCATGCCAAATCGCACGACACAATGCGGGATTACTACCTCAGCCAGAAGAAGAACATGGAGCTGAACCCAAGGCATCCGCTCATCAAGGAGCTTCTGCGCCGTGTCAAGGATGACAAGAATGACCCACAGGCACGCAACATGGCAGAGCTGGTGTACGAGACTGCAACACTCCGTTCGGGCTTCCTTCTTGAAGACACACTTGCATTTGCTGAGCGCGTGGAGACTCTGATGAGGAAAACACTTGGGCTTCCAGAAGATCAAGGG gtggatGAGGAGCCAGATGAAGATGCATTTGAAGAGGGCATTCCCATAGATCTAGGCAAGAAGGATGATGAGAAaccagaagaggaggaggaaccG AGGGATGAGCATGAAGAACTATAG